The following coding sequences are from one Salvelinus namaycush isolate Seneca chromosome 23, SaNama_1.0, whole genome shotgun sequence window:
- the LOC120018670 gene encoding prolactin-releasing peptide receptor-like, whose amino-acid sequence MDPILEEVLSGANTTGGPSLNHSNNPLDVFSGMQLLLRFKPLFLPLYCLLVAVAGIGNSILLACILADKKLHNATNFFIGNLAAGDLLMCLTCVPLTASYAFDSRGWAFGRPLCHLVPLLQAATVFASVLSLTAIAVDRYVVVAHPVRRRISVGGCGAVALGVWGLSLALAAPPSLHTRYLDLRPRGVELVVCEEFWPSSGQLRLLYSCCILIASYMIPLLSVSVSYCAITVHLRRHTLPGEPSHCQQRWSQRRRKTFSLLVASVLAFALCWLPLQVLNLLLDLDPDYHIVDKRYVNVLQVCCHLVAMSSACYNPFIYASLHSKVWLHLKGYLCPYCRQGPPGGQLLSRSTSRNPATCLSLLSEVSAPAKETPGAVGPESDPTNDSTL is encoded by the exons ATGGATCCCATCCTGGAGGAGGTCCTGAGTGGGGCCAACACTACTGGAGGCCCCTCCCTGAACCACAGCAACAACCCCCTGGATGTGTTCTCTGGCATGCAGCTGCTGCTGCGCTTCAAGCCCCTCTTCCTGCCCCTCTACTGCCTTCTGGTGGCCGTGGCCGGCATAGGCAACTCCATCCTGCTGGCCTGTATCCTGGCTGACAAGAAGCTCCACAATGCCACCAACTTCTTCATCGGTAACTTGGCGGCCGGCGACCTGTTGATGTGTCTGACCTGTGTCCCTCTAACTGCCTCGTACGCGTTCGACAGCCGCGGCTGGGCCTTTGGACGCCCTCTCTGCCACCTTGTGCCGCTGCTGCAGGCCGCTACCGTCTTCGCCTCGGTGCTGTCCCTCACGGCCATCGCTGTGGACCGCTACGTGGTGGTGGCCCACCCAGTGAGGAGGAGGATCTCTGTAGGGGGCTGTGGCGCGGTGGCTCTGGGTGTGTGGGGGTTGTCTCTGGCCCTggctgcccctccctccctccacacgcGTTACCTTGACCTGAGGCCGCGCGGGGTGGAGCTGGTGGTGTGTGAGGAGTTCTGGCCGAGCTCTGGCCAGCTCAGGCTGCTCTACTCCTGCTGTATCCTGATAGCCTCCTACATGATCCCTCTGCTGTCAGTCAGCGTGTCCTACTGTGCCATCACAGTGCACCTGAGACGCCACACGCTGCCCGGAGAGCCCTCACACTGCCAGCAGCGCTGGAgccagaggaggaggaaaaccttCTCTCTCCTGGTGGCCTCTGTGCTTGCCTTTGCCCTCTGCTGGCTGCCCCTGCAG gTGCTGAACCTGCTGCTGGACCTGGACCCAGACTACCACATCGTGGACAAGCGCTATGTCAATGTGCTGCAGGTGTGCTGCCACCTGGTGGCCATGAGCTCCGCCTGCTACAACCCCTTCATCTACGCCTCCCTGCACAGTAAGGTCTGGCTGCACCTCAAGGGCTACCTGTGCCCTTACTGCCGCCAGGGGCCCCCAGGGGGCCAGCTCCTCTCCCGCTCCACCTCCCGGAACCCTGCCACCTgcctcagcctgctctctgaggTCTCCGCCCCCGCCAAAGAGACCCCAGGGGCCGTCGGTCCTGAGTCCGACCCCACCAACGACAGCACCCTCTGA